In Catharus ustulatus isolate bCatUst1 chromosome 28, bCatUst1.pri.v2, whole genome shotgun sequence, one DNA window encodes the following:
- the LOC117008144 gene encoding transmembrane protein 45B-like codes for MSPMPASFLGSALRGTFFLAFGLWWSVRYPLKYLNRKGAVEGQPGRGRAELFEGAVKAFFALVGILVEQFVPSGPHLQLYSPKTHSWTDLTHWHYSTIYLFFLLSGITDVVSHSPLKLPPGLERLSLTLALLVEGLLFCFRDYSDAVLDQHLHSLLVMAIFAGALCAFLEVFLQDHIILETFRTSTFLLQGSWLWQIGFVLSPPWGGPGWDDSDSSNLLFLTMCFCWHYIGALVVVATNAVASRCCNESCQLKFGDIDVELDCGLCLRRGKKSSSGALLPESSSDDK; via the exons ATGAGCCCAATGCCAGCAAGTTTTCTGGGCAGTGCCCTCCGGGGCACTTTTTTCTTGGCCTTTGGCCTGTGGTGGTCAGTGCGGTACCCCCTGAAGTACCTGAACAGGAAAGGCGCTGTCGAGGGCcagccgggccgggggcgcgCAGAGCTCTTCGAAGGCGCGGTCAAAGCTTTCTTTGCTCTCGTAG GGATACTGGTGGAGCAATTTGTGCCCTCTGGTCCCCACCTGCAGCTGTACAGCCCCAAGACACACAGCTGGACTGACCTCACCCACTGGCACTACTCCACCATCtacctcttcttcctcctctccgGCATCACCGACGTGGTCTCTCACTCCCCGCTTAAGCTGCCCCCTGGTTTGGAGCGGCTCTCGCTGACCCTGGCTCTGCTTGTGGAAG GTTTGCTCTTCTGTTTCCGTGACTACAGTGATGCTGTGCTGGACCAACACCTCCACTCCCTGTTGGTCATGGCTATCTTTGCTGGAGCTCTCTGTGCCTTCCTAGAGGTGTTCCTCCAAGACCATATCATCCTGGAGACCTTCAGGACCAGCACCTTCCTTCTCCAGGGCTCTTGGCTTTGGCAG ATCGGGTTtgtgctgtcccctccatgGGGAGGACCAGGCTGGGATGACAGTGACTCCAGCAACCTCTTGTTCCTCACCATGTGCTTCTGCTGGCACTACATCGGTGCTCTCGTTGTTGTGGCCACCAACGCTGTTGCATCCCGCTG ctgcaatGAGTCCTGCCAGCTGAAATTTGGGGACATCGACGTGGAGTTGGACTGTGGCTTGTGCCTCCGCAGAGGGAAGAAGAGCTCCAGTGGCGCCTTGCTGCCAGAGAGCAGCTCGGATGACAAATGA